The genomic segment CGATACACTGCAAAAGGTACGTGGAGTGAGAGGGCGTACTGGAACCAACAGCTTCGCGGCGGGATTTTTCTTTGCTGCATCCGTTTCGCTTTCGACGCGGATCGGGGTCGCCATCCATAGAGTAGGCCCGCAGGAAACTAATGAAGCGCCAGGAACTCATCACTACCGACAACGATGTGAAGAGCAAGTTCAACCAGTATAACTCAGTCAAGACAAACTTTGCCACTCTCCAGCGCAAGCAGACGTACGTATTGTTTCCAAGGCCCATCGTTTTCCCTAGCCCAACGACGACTTGATAGCTGACAGCGGTATTACAGTGGCAACCTTGCGACAAAGTCCCTCACTCCCGTTGTCGATCCCGCCCTCCTCATCCAGGACTCGGAATACCTAGAGACACATCTTATTGTTGTGCCGAACAATGCAAAGAAGGACTTCTTGAAGAGTTACGAAACACTGGCACCGATGGTGGTTCCCCGATCTGCTGTGCAGGTCGCGACGGACGAAGAGTTCACCTTGTACGCCGCTACGTCATTCAAAAAACACAGTGCAGAGTTCCTTGCGAAATGTCGCGAGCAAAAATGGACTCCGCGTCAATACAAGTACGTGGAGGGCGGAAAGGAGGAAGAGCAACGCGAGCTTGACCGGGTGGCTCGTGAAGAGAAGAAGACATGGGGAGAGGCTCTGAGAATCGGCCGGACAGGCTGGAGCGAAAGCGTCATGATCTGGCTGCATGTGCTCGCACTGCGCGTGTTTGTCGAGGCTGTTCTCCGCTACGGACTCCCGCTCGACTATGTCAGTGTTCTTGTCAAGGTTAGCACACATCTCTCTCGCTCAAGTCATTGCTTACGATGCTAACGCGGCGGACAGACGAATTCGAAGCTGGTCAAGAAGGTCAAGACAGCGCTTGACTCTAATTACTCGTATCTAGGAGGCAACGCCTTTGGCAGAGACAAGCGCGGGAAAATTACCAAAGACGACGCAGCACTGTCGTCCGAGATGGCTGCTGTTGGTCTCGGCGGAGGCGAGGGACACGAGTATACAGCTTACGTTTACTACGAGTTTGACTACTCTTAGTTGCGTAGACCTACACAATCGCAGCATGGCGGGCGCATGCAGTCCCGCGCTTCAGACGCGACCTTGCACCGAAAACGCGTAGTATTCTTTTGAGGGGCATTAGACCGTGGTTAGAAAGCTCTGGGCTGTAGCTAGTAGGTAACTCCTAGTTCAAACAAGATGAGAACCGGCCGCCCATGCAATTGTAGGACCATACACATCAGGCCGTTTTACTCGCAGTGATGAGACCCTCCTTGATCAGCCACTCGGCAATTTGTGCCACACATTCCTCGACGCTCGACTTGTCGGTCCTGATAACAATTTCGGGCTTCTCGGGTGCCTCGTAAGGGGCTGAGATGCCGGTGAAATCCTTGATCTCTCCCGCCCGAGCCTTCTTGTACAGACCCTTGGGGTCACGCTGCTCAGCGACCTCGAGAGGCACATCGACAAAGACTTCGATGAATGGAATGGCTTCGTCGCTGCTCTGGCCAGTCTGGCTGTGCAGCTCACGAGCTACTTGACGGTCTGCACGGTACGGCGAGATGAAGGAGGTAATGGCAATGGTCGAAGAATCGGCAAACAGCTTAGCGACCTGCTGCGGCATTAGTCGCGTACTCTCTGACGGTGGTCGTACTTGGGACGGAAGATCAAGCCCAAAGGGTTGAGTAAATGACCATACCTCAGCGATGCGACGGATGTTCTCATTACGGTCTTTCTCGGAGAAACCAAGATCTTTGTTGAGGCCGAAGCGTACATTGTCACCGTCCAAACGATAGGCGGCAACTCCCAGGTGCAAAAGGTGCTGTTCCAGAGCGGTTGCTACGGTGGACTTGCCAGAGGCGGAAAGTCCTGTGAGCCAGAGGGTGAAACCACGCTGCCCGCGCAGCTGGTTACGCTCAGAGCGCGAGAGTGAGGGATGCCATGTAATGTTGCTATGATATCGGAGGACAAAAATCAGCCAATTTGTTCGTTATGCCGCCAGCTGTCGAGTTGCGGACGTGAAGGCGAAGAGTTGCAGAGCATTCGCCGCAGGCAGGTGCGACGACTGCGGGGTCGGTGGGATAGCAGAAGGAAATTCATGGAGGGGCAATTTTGGTCCTGTCATGACGGAAGCCTAGATTTCCAGACTCATACTTACGTAGCCATTGTGAATTCAATTGGGTATCTGGTGGTAAGGACTAAAGGGGAGAATGGTGTTGAAGGAACGAAAGTGTGAACTGAAATCAGGCGCAGCGGCAACAATCACTCATACATATATACACACAGATGCGCTCGCATACACGACTCTCACGACAACGGACCGAGTAGGGAGGGTACTAAGATGCTTTTCACCCCACCTCCTCCCCTCCATTTTTCCCTCTCGTTTTTCACTTCACACGAGCTAAGATCACGGAGAAGTCAGCATCAGGCGATGTACCCAAAACTCCCTAACACTACAAAATGGACAGTGGCCTCATGAGAGAGGTACTTTGTCTGGCTTTGGCCTTCTCCGCACCCGGGTTCAGTGCCTTACGGATACCGCAGGGAATGATCCAATGACCTAGGATACAGCAGAAAAAAAAATCAATAGAATCCGCAACATGATGCAAGTACTTTCTTACCGGAACACTGCGAGTCTGCGCCGAGCGGTGGCGTCAGATCGGCTAGAGGTGGATCATCGCTTGGCGGGACCAGCACGTCAGAGGCCTGTAATCTGGCTGGTTCCTGCCCATTGGGAGGTATTGCCTCCGACTGACCGAGTGCCGACTCCCGCTCCGTTCCCGGATGCCGCGCCGCGCTTCACGTCGGTGCCGAAACCTCCTCCGTCTCACCTAGGGACCGCTCCGGGCCACCTTGAACGGCTATGACATTACAACTGTACTCAACTAGAGTCGCGCATTTCGAAATCTTGACTAAATGTTCTGCTGGACAATATCCCTCTTCACCGGCCGTAATTTTCACTTGCAAGTTATCTATCAGCTCAAGCCAGGTCGCGGGGCTATCTATAGCGTAGTATTCGCCATACGCTACAAGTCGTGAGAGGGAGCTATTCTGCTGCGCCCACCCTCATGAGAGCCATCTATCAATCCATCCAGGAGGGCTCATGGCCTGCATTCAGAATCCGTTCCACAGAGTGTGGAAGGGCTACTGGCTCGAATAGTCTAAGTCGGATCGGGTTGAGCATGCGCTTTCAGCTCAGTGCATCGATCTCTCTCGCAAAACCCTTCTGAATTCGGTGCCGTGTCTTCTCTCTAATCGCCCCATCGCATTCTATCCGACTGTTGAAATTTTCAGTATAGTTAGAATCGAAATGTCGCGCTCTGGTTTGCGTTTGCAAAGGTCTCAAGTCGCATTCAGCTTCGCCATTACCTTTTTTTGGATGTCAGTATTGTGGCTCAATGATCCAAGCAGTAAGAGAAAAAGTCACTTACAGATGCAAATCTGGGGGAGACAAAAAGCGCAGAGGCTTGCGCTAGGACGAGAGGCTCTTCTCCATCCACCGGGAGCGTTTCCAGCTGGCCCTCAACCCATGCCTTGCGCCCTTCTACTCTTGTCGTACGCGCCCGCAAAACAACGTACGTGCCTGCGTGCACTGGTTTTCTATAGTTGATCTCAAGCTTGGCCGTAACGCCCACTTTGTGTGGAAGAGCACCAAAGCAGCATCGCGCCAGACCCTCGTCCAGCATTGTAGCAAGCAATCCACCATGCACAATGCCAGGGTGACCACAAACGTCTGTGCCCAGATGGGAGATTGAAACAAGAGACTTGCCTCCCTTTTCAGTCCAGCATACAGGGGGAACTGTGATTCGACCCGGCCCAAGAAGCGTGCCGCCAGTGAGATTATGCCGCCGCAGCGCATCGGGGAGTCTCATGTGGGGCCGAGATTCAGTCATGTCGGGATTCCGGCGCATCTCGGCCGCAATAGGGTGGTTGTTGACGAAATCATTCACCACTGCGGCCTCGTCGTTTTCGGGTACGTAGGCTTGCAGGGTATCTTCATCAGACCGGGGTCTTGCCGCGTCAAGCAGACCGGGCAGTAGGGGGCTCGCCGCTGCAGCGAAACCCAGGCTCGTAAACAGCAGTCCAAATGCGCTGAAGCTGATGGCTTTGCGAAACCGGGAAGGGCTTTTCGGTTGCGATGATGTGCCTACAATAACTGTGTGAGCTCAATGGCTAATGTTCTTGAAGGGCTTCCCAAAGCAAAGTAACTTACCTGCATTGATGCCTTGGTGATAGCGTCGGAGCCAAACCTGCTGACGACGGGCGAAGGTTTGCAAGATTGGCGCGTTAGGGGAGGCCAATGTTGCAGGCTGCTTAAGAAGTCGCCGAAGCGGAAGAAAGGGTGATGTTGCCATGGATACAGCTGGTCAATCGAGCAACAGGATTGAAGCTTACGATTGATGTGTGAGGCATAGGAGAAGGTCGAGATTGACCTTTGTCGCGGTTTGTCACTCGTATGCCGAGGCTACAGGTAGGGTAGCTTAACTGTTCAGGTGAGGTACCTTGATCCCGGCAATAAGGTAGCACAGCATCATGACACTAAACGAGATTTCATTAAGCGAACAATTGCGGAAGAAATACCTAGCCAAAAATATGTATCAATGGGGGTTTCACCTGGACTTACGAATACGGGTAGGATGGTTTCCACTCCTGGCGCTTGTCTGATGCTTTATTTTAACAGCACACTCCTCCATTCTGAACTTGGAACCATACTTTGCTGCAGATATAACATACATGTAACTTCTGGTGTCGTAGCCTCGCCCGGCCCCCTGTACACTCTACGCAATAGGGTCCTTGAATGTGATTGTATGATCAAGACAAGATCCCGGCCACATGACATCATATCTCTCTCCTTACGTAGTAGAACTATCAGACTCGGGACGGGCAGGACGGAGTCTTCGCCCTTACCTCAGTGGTTGGTTCTCATGCGGCATCGGTCCGTGTGGCTCCAGGGGTCCTGGCCAGACCTCAAAACTTGAATGACAAAGTACGGATGCAGGCGCAAGCAACGTGACGAGCCTGGAGGCCTGGTACAGATGGATACATACCCCTCATCTGACCTTTGGCCTTCTGGTACTTTAATGAGACACCGCCGTCCACGAGGCAGTCGTTCAGTTGGTTCTGGCATTCACTGTCAACCAACTTCATCTCATACTCGTCCCATCTAACAACAAACATCACATAACGGCTGCTAGGAATTCGGCAGAAAGATATAGCAACACACGCAATGGTACTGCCTTTCATTTTCCTCCGCATGCCGAATAAGCAAACGACCTACTGTCATGTTGACACCGGCTAACCTATTGCCGTGCTCCGTCCATTCTAGGCCACGGCAGAAACCGTAGATCTGGGCGCTGTGCACGCGCCTAAGGAAGAGTCCATCAAGGTATTCCAAGAGATCGCGCACGATCTCAAAAAAGAGCTTCTCCACATCCGACGTGAGCATCAAAGTAAGTCACATTCTCCACTGGAAACAAGCCATGGACTGACACTCCATCATCAGAGCACGAGCCCGAGTATTTTCAGGCTGTTGTAAGTCAATCATCATTTTGCCACGCCTTGCCATCGCGTCCGCTCAGACAGATCCTAGCAACACCTCGACGATCACCAACTAGCCGCTTTTGGCCCGGACAACTTTGTGGCCGTAAGAGTTGCCAGTTCGGCTTACGGAATCCACCTCTTTGGCAAGGTCCGAATCCCAGCCCTACCTGAGTCGGGGCCTGCCTACATTCACTTCCGCGCCTTCGTGCCCGGAGCTGAGCCGCCAAAACTTCACAGCATTCACACTGAAGAGACTGAGCATTCGGATGGAGACAAGACGTATAGAGCCATATTCACTAAAGATGACGACCTTGAGTGGTTTGACACATAGGTAGATATGGGATGGGCCGGGAGCGAGTTGATCAGGAGTTCTCATCTCATGGGCTTTTCTAACCCAGACATACAATATGATATCTATTGAGAATTTCTTGGTCCGATTAcatgtcctcctcctctgccGCCAAGAGTTCGGCATAATCATCTACCGACGCAAACATGGGCAAGTCCTTGAGTTTCCTCCTGGATGATCGGGCGGCGCTCTTGCTCTTCTGGCTAGTTTCCTCGGCGGCTCCAGGTACTGCAGACAGCTCGGGGCCACCCTCATCCTCCATCGCCTCATCGTCGTCTCCTTCCTCGCCATGGAGTTCGCCAGCATCTTCGTCGTCTCCGTCATCTTCGTCGCCATCCGAAAGTTCGGCGTCGGAGCCGTCAGAGAAGATAACGCCACCATCGGACTCGTCATCGCTGTCGTCGAATCCATCCATGTCAAGGTCGTCATCGTCACTCTCGATTGGACCATCGGGATGCGAGGCAGTTAAGGCCTTCCAAATCTCATCCTCTTGTTCGGCGTCATCCTCGGCACTGACCTCATCTAGTCCAGATGACGATTGTTCAGTGATCTTCTTACCACCCTCGACCTTCTTGCCCGCTTGCTTGAAGTATTCGTGGAAGAAGATATCCTCCGCTGCGACCTGGTCTACCTTCTTGTTCCAGAACTTAGGCGTATTAATTGGCGCAGCTGCACCTGAGCCAGTTCTCTTCGCGAGCCAGATACTGCCAGAATCAGGATTGCGGACCGGCTGCATGATAGATGCTCCCCTAGCAGTCTCTGCCGCCTTCGGGCTGCGGTACACAAACTTGTCGAGGAATCTGATCAAGCTATGGCTCTCTAGGTCGGGTTTGGCCATCTGCTTCTCATTTGAGAACAGACTTGCGGCCAGTAGAGACACGGACGGGTGGAAGTGAGTGAGGGGTGGTATCTGCATTCATTAGCAAACGGAGTCTCGTGAACTCAAACACAGGTACAAGCTTACAATTTCCCAGAGACAGCTGTTCTGAGCATTGCTATGTTCTGGGTTTCTTTTGCGGCCATCGTACACACTTCCTCTAGAAACAGATACATTCTGATCCTCTGCCGAGGGCTGGCTAGTCGCCTCTTCTGTGTCGTTATCCTCTGGTTCTTCAAGGAGTGCTCTAAGGTCGGGGAACTGAGTCCGCAGTTGGAACACCACGTATATCAAGCCACAGACGAAAGCAGGCTGGTGCAAGTTGAGAATCTGCAACATTCTCTTCGCAAAGGCCTTAATCCGCCTCGTGTCAACATCGGCCTTGAGAGACTTCAGAATCAGGTTCAAATAAAGGGCTTGTTTAGAGGAGTTGGCAAGTCGCGGATCCAGCAAGGATTCGTACAACGTCCTGTAGAACCTGTCGGAAGCCAGGTGCCTTGACACCGATATTTGCTGAATCAGAATTAGCGCCTGAATACTTGTGTTGAAGTTCGTCGAGTGCGCAATTCGGAAAAGAGTGTCCATTTGGGATTCGAGGCTGCATGCGAGTGTCAGTTACTTCGAAAATTCAGAAGCACAGAAACCATTGAAAAAGCAATACTTACATCGGGTCTTGCTCGGCCACGAACGGCACAGCGCGGTTGATACCTGTCAATACTGCGGTAACCAGCTTATCGGCTGTCTCCGTTGTAACGCCAGTCTCTTTGGAAGCACGATCCTGCTGACTTTCGGCAGATGCTTTGCCAAGTGCGGAACTGTTGAGAAGAGTAACAAAAATCTCAAAATAAATGCGGAGCAGTGCCTCTGCCGTGCCACCTTCGCGGTTGCTCAGTATCGTCTGGTTCAGAGTGTTCGTAGCGTGGTACTTGGCCCTGAAAGTTTGACCTGGTCGGAGTAGAACTTCCTGCTCTATGCCCTTGATCACAACCTGCTTCATTCCGGGGTGGGTGTTCTGAAGCTGAAGAAGAAGGTAGGAAACTCTTGAGGCAATCTTGCGGTCCTTGTCGCCCATTTTGTTAACCAAGAGCCTGAGCAAATTGGTCTCTTGCTCGGGCTTGTCCTTGAGCAGGCCGTAGACAAAGTCGATGGAACGGGTGCGAGAGTATTCAATCTCGTCGTTGCACCAGACCTCAAGGAGCTGGATGATCTTGAAGTATGATATCTTGAGCCAATCCTCGTAAGCCCACTGGATGAGGTGTGCATCCGTTAAGCGACCCGGTAAGACTTGGCTGGAGTTCCAATTCTTGACAGAGGATCGCTGCAGAACTCCAATGAGACCAGGTTGAGTCTGAAAGGCACGCAGTCTCCTATTAGGGGGTAGAACTAGACCCGGACCGAGCAGATCAACCAGAGCGCCAAGAGCGCCAATGGCCTGAGCACGACTCCTTTTGGACGCAAGGCCTAGGAGAGACTCAAAAGCCTTGACATTGTGCAGTGGTGACTCTTGAATTGCCAAGGTGAGAGCAGAGACTTTGTCGGAGAGCGTTCCGGAAGACATGATGGTGGAGAGGAACTTTCGAGAGGATGATGCCAGGACGCTCTTATTGTACGCTGCCGCATCCGCCTCCAGAAGAGCGACTGCATGAGCTTTGAGAGCACTGATGACGCCAAGGAAACCATTCACTTCGGGGGACGTAGGGTCTGGGAGCTGGCTCAGTTCCGCCCCGTGCCAATCAGCACGAGGTTCGAATTTCTGGCGGG from the Colletotrichum lupini chromosome 3, complete sequence genome contains:
- a CDS encoding thioesterase superfamily protein, yielding MATSPFLPLRRLLKQPATLASPNAPILQTFARRQQVWLRRYHQGINAGTSSQPKSPSRFRKAISFSAFGLLFTSLGFAAAASPLLPGLLDAARPRSDEDTLQAYVPENDEAAVVNDFVNNHPIAAEMRRNPDMTESRPHMRLPDALRRHNLTGGTLLGPGRITVPPVCWTEKGGKSLVSISHLGTDVCGHPGIVHGGLLATMLDEGLARCCFGALPHKVGVTAKLEINYRKPVHAGTYVVLRARTTRVEGRKAWVEGQLETLPVDGEEPLVLAQASALFVSPRFASVMAKLNAT
- a CDS encoding adenylylsulfate kinase codes for the protein MATNITWHPSLSRSERNQLRGQRGFTLWLTGLSASGKSTVATALEQHLLHLGVAAYRLDGDNVRFGLNKDLGFSEKDRNENIRRIAEVAKLFADSSTIAITSFISPYRADRQVARELHSQTGQSSDEAIPFIEVFVDVPLEVAEQRDPKGLYKKARAGEIKDFTGISAPYEAPEKPEIVIRTDKSSVEECVAQIAEWLIKEGLITASKTA
- a CDS encoding V-ATPase subunit C gives rise to the protein MSTKYALVSLPLGIFDSGDKDDALSSLSATISPENGSVRPFNIPDFKIGTLDALVQQADDLAKLESTCQAVVAKVADSLKSILDGDEDKISQQKMVNDKPTDQYVNSFSWNKVRYRADKPLSELVDTLQKELITTDNDVKSKFNQYNSVKTNFATLQRKQTGNLATKSLTPVVDPALLIQDSEYLETHLIVVPNNAKKDFLKSYETLAPMVVPRSAVQVATDEEFTLYAATSFKKHSAEFLAKCREQKWTPRQYKYVEGGKEEEQRELDRVAREEKKTWGEALRIGRTGWSESVMIWLHVLALRVFVEAVLRYGLPLDYVSVLVKTNSKLVKKVKTALDSNYSYLGGNAFGRDKRGKITKDDAALSSEMAAVGLGGGEGHEYTAYVYYEFDYS
- a CDS encoding CBF/Mak21 family protein, with product MMGKPKRQSAGKARQPVSLNPESFSNLTAKIEGKLGKAVKDNSTDNKKRKHVSDEPLESSHQRKKHAHRRDKSTSGRDDITTKVKGKKGALLNREDLLEEIRALGGDEEDLKLIGDIDSDDEDAAEEANSMANIDGKLQSELAAFAAQLGLQQHHEAATAQDAEESPEEEETEEDEASEADEVGESDDQSAQEDAAAEVHAPQQPPRKDVKDTFKKQFVSSHLTQVPVMHMLTCARQKFEPRADWHGAELSQLPDPTSPEVNGFLGVISALKAHAVALLEADAAAYNKSVLASSSRKFLSTIMSSGTLSDKVSALTLAIQESPLHNVKAFESLLGLASKRSRAQAIGALGALVDLLGPGLVLPPNRRLRAFQTQPGLIGVLQRSSVKNWNSSQVLPGRLTDAHLIQWAYEDWLKISYFKIIQLLEVWCNDEIEYSRTRSIDFVYGLLKDKPEQETNLLRLLVNKMGDKDRKIASRVSYLLLQLQNTHPGMKQVVIKGIEQEVLLRPGQTFRAKYHATNTLNQTILSNREGGTAEALLRIYFEIFVTLLNSSALGKASAESQQDRASKETGVTTETADKLVTAVLTGINRAVPFVAEQDPILESQMDTLFRIAHSTNFNTSIQALILIQQISVSRHLASDRFYRTLYESLLDPRLANSSKQALYLNLILKSLKADVDTRRIKAFAKRMLQILNLHQPAFVCGLIYVVFQLRTQFPDLRALLEEPEDNDTEEATSQPSAEDQNVSVSRGSVYDGRKRNPEHSNAQNSCLWEIIPPLTHFHPSVSLLAASLFSNEKQMAKPDLESHSLIRFLDKFVYRSPKAAETARGASIMQPVRNPDSGSIWLAKRTGSGAAAPINTPKFWNKKVDQVAAEDIFFHEYFKQAGKKVEGGKKITEQSSSGLDEVSAEDDAEQEDEIWKALTASHPDGPIESDDDDLDMDGFDDSDDESDGGVIFSDGSDAELSDGDEDDGDDEDAGELHGEEGDDDEAMEDEGGPELSAVPGAAEETSQKSKSAARSSRRKLKDLPMFASVDDYAELLAAEEEDM